From the genome of Amyelois transitella isolate CPQ chromosome 16, ilAmyTran1.1, whole genome shotgun sequence, one region includes:
- the LOC106136122 gene encoding zinc finger RNA-binding protein isoform X4 yields the protein MMAANNYFGFTHGGTQYGAATAGAAYGGQTGYAVAPAATAATYGTQRAAATGYDTAYQAAAATQAAAHAHAHAAAAAASAYDASKSAYYQQAAAAYPAAAPPQPQPAYDTTAKPAYSTPATYTQHAFGSQGGARVSSAGAKAYGGVYTHAHAAPAPTPAAYPAQGYSAPQPQPPKQSANRGNTAYDTALYNAATMYVAQQTKTGGGGGWKNYNKGGVGAGQQRRSKPPPKAQQLHYCDVCRISCAGPQTYKEHLEGQKHKKKEAAVKLAAAGAAGAAAARAAGGAALRCELCDVTCTGADAYAAHVRGIKHQKVVKLHTMLGKPIPSTEPTKLGADKDKDDDDDNDAEPEVQPVGQDYIEEIRGDDGKALSFNCKLCDCKFNDPNAKEMHMKGRRHRLQYKKKVQPDLEVKVKPSMHQRKLAEAKAQRLMVRDELWARRRLHEGMEEEDRGYWEGGMEPWWPRGPLPPHHHHHHHGMGMGYGPVARRPETSDDRHVLAKHAEIYPSEQELQDIQRCVSHTEKALKSLSDALHAQQNNRPQPAKVKVEDKKDDKEGKEDGRDNQLFSFVGEGEAGGAPAGRALKGVMRVGLLAKGLLLKGDRLVRLVVLCHDRPTITLLKRVAADLPAHLAKVKGPGDEPKYKVELQPAEGAVLVSDGAVSVLVSLTAAVMREPAEGGDVKRDDKDVLPRQKCLDALAALRHAKWFQARAASLQSCVIIIRIMRDLCRRIPNWTPLNPYAMELLVSGVLQSAGAALSPGEALRRVCEAVGGGLLLDHGPGLRDPCEKELVDALGNLPSQKREDLTASAQQFLRQIAFRQIYKVLDMEQLPKLKHAASWKFPRKRRRSHSDADADHNGEGKVVKTEEKLDASENTSAKK from the exons ATGATGGcagcaaataattattttgggttTACTCATGGAGGAACCCAATACGG TGCGGCAACGGCTGGGGCAGCATACGGCGGTCAAACGGGGTATGCTGTAGCCCCCGCGGCGACCGCAGCCACATACGGCACCCAGCGTGCTGCAGCCACCGGGTACGACACTGCGTATCAGGCCGCAGCCGCTACACAGG CAGCGGCGCACGCGCACGCGCACGCGGCGGCGGCAGCGGCGTCGGCGTACGACGCGAGCAAGTCGGCGTACTACCAGCAGGCGGCCGCCGCCTaccccgccgccgcgccgccgcagCCGCAGCCCGCCTACGACACCACAGCTAAACCGGCCTACTCCACGCCGGCTACCTACACGCAG CACGCGTTCGGGTCGCAGGGCGGCGCGCGCGTGAGCAGCGCGGGCGCCAAGGCGTACGGCGGCGTGTACACGCACGCGcacgccgcgcccgcgccgacGCCCGCCGCCTACCCCGCGCAGGGCTACTCCGCGCCGCAGCCGCAGCCGCCCAAAC AGTCCGCTAACAGAGGAAACACTGCCTACGATACAGCCCTGTACAACGCGGCGACCATGTACGTGGCGCAGCAGACCAAGACCGGCGGCGGCGG CGGCTGGAAGAACTACAACAAGGGCGGCGTGGGCGCGGGCCAGCAGCGGCGCTCCAAGCCGCCGCCCAAGGCGCAGCAGCTGCACTACTGCGACGTCTGCCGCATTTCCTGCGCCGGACCACAG ACGTACAAAGAGCACCTGGAGGGGCAGAAGCACAAGAAGAAGGAGGCGGCGGTGAAGCTGGCCGCagcgggcgcggcgggcgcggcggcggcgcgcgcggcgggcggcgcggcgctgCGCTGCGAGCTGTGCGACGTGACGTGCACGGGCGCGGACGCGTACGCGGCGCACGTGCGCGGCATCAAGCACCAGAAGGTGGTCAAGCTGCACACCATGCTGGGCAAGCCCATCCCCTCCACGGAGCCCACCAAGCTCGGCGCAG ACAAGGACAAGGACGACGACGACGACAACGACGCCGAGCCCGAGGTGCAGCCCGTGGGGCAGGACTACATCGAGGAGATCCGCGGCGACGACGGCAAGGCGCTCTCCTTCAACTGCAAGCTGTGCGACTGCAAGTTCAACGACCCCAACGCCAAGGAGATGCACATGAAGGGCAGGCGGCATCGGCTGCAGTACAAGAAGAAG GTGCAGCCCGACCTGGAGGTGAAGGTGAAGCCGTCCATGCACCAGCGCAAGCTGGCCGAGGCCAAGGCGCAGCGCCTCATGGTGCGCGACGAGCTGTGGGCGCGCCGCCGCCTGCACGAG GGCATGGAGGAGGAGGACCGCGGCTACTGGGAGGGCGGCATGGAGCCGTGGTGGCCGCGCGGGCCGCTGCCCCCGCACCACCATCACCATCACCAC GGCATGGGCATGGGCTACGGGCCGGTGGCGCGGCGGCCGGAGACGTCGGACGACCGGCACGTGCTGGCCAAGCACGCGGAGATATACCCCAGCGAGCAGGAGCTGCAGGACATCCAGCGCTGCGTGTCGCACACAGAGAAGGCGCTCAAGTCGCTGTCGGATGCCCTGCACGCCCAGCAGAACAACAGG CCGCAACCCGCCAAAGTGAAGGTGGAAGACAAGAAAGACGACAAGGAAGGCAAAGAGGACGGCCGCGACAACCAGTT GTTCTCGTTCGTGGGCGAGGGCGAGGCGGGGGGAGCTCCCGCCGGGCGCGCGCTGAAGGGCGTGATGCGCGTGGGGCTGCTGGCCAAGGGGCTGCTGCTGAAGGGCGACCGGCTGGTGCGGCTCGTGGTGCTGTGCCACGACCGCCCCACCATCACGCTGCTCAAGCGCGTGGCCGCCGACCTGCCCGCGCACCTCGCCAAGGTCAAG GGCCCCGGCGACGAGCCGAAGTACAAAGTGGAGCTGCAGCCGGCGGAGGGCGCCGTGCTGGTGTCGGACGGCGCCGTGAGCGTGCTGGTGTCGCTCACGGCCGCCGTCATGCGCGAGCCCGCAG AGGGTGGCGACGTAAAGCGCGACGACAAGGATGTGCTCCCGCGGCAGAAGTGTTTGGACGCGTTGGCCGCGCTGAGGCACGCCAAGTGGTTCCAG GCTAGGGCGGCGAGCTTGCAATCCTGCGTTATCATCATAAGGATTATGCGCGACCTGTGCAGGCGCATACCGAACTGGACGCCGCTCAACCCATAT GCCATGGAGCTGCTGGTGTCGGGCGTGCTGCAgtcggcgggcgcggcgctgTCGCCGGGCGAGGCGCTGCGGCGCGTGTGCGAGGCGGTGGGCGGCGGGCTGCTGCTGGACCACGGGCCCGGCCTGCGCGACCCCTGCGAGAAGGAGCTCGTG GATGCGCTTGGCAATCTGCCGTCGCAGAAGCGCGAAGATCTGACTGCGTCCGCGCAGCAATTCCTCAGACAGATTGCGTTTAGGCAGATCTACAAG GTGCTGGACATGGAGCAGCTGCCGAAGCTGAAGCACGCGGCGAGCTGGAAGTTCCCGCGCAAGCGCAGGCGCTCGCACTCCGACGCGGACGCCGACCACAACG GCGAAGGCAAGGTGGTCAAGACGGAGGAGAAATTGGATGCTTCTGAAAACACAAgcgcaaagaaataa
- the LOC106136122 gene encoding zinc finger RNA-binding protein isoform X1: protein MMAANNYFGFTHGGTQYGAATAGAAYGGQTGYAVAPAATAATYGTQRAAATGYDTAYQAAAATQAAAHAHAHAAAAAASAYDASKSAYYQQAAAAYPAAAPPQPQPAYDTTAKPAYSTPATYTQHAFGSQGGARVSSAGAKAYGGVYTHAHAAPAPTPAAYPAQGYSAPQPQPPKQSANRGNTAYDTALYNAATMYVAQQTKTGGGGGWKNYNKGGVGAGQQRRSKPPPKAQQLHYCDVCRISCAGPQTYKEHLEGQKHKKKEAAVKLAAAGAAGAAAARAAGGAALRCELCDVTCTGADAYAAHVRGIKHQKVVKLHTMLGKPIPSTEPTKLGAAKKTVAGTPKIAFVASGGLSTVANKDAPADKDKDDDDDNDAEPEVQPVGQDYIEEIRGDDGKALSFNCKLCDCKFNDPNAKEMHMKGRRHRLQYKKKVQPDLEVKVKPSMHQRKLAEAKAQRLMVRDELWARRRLHEGMEEEDRGYWEGGMEPWWPRGPLPPHHHHHHHGMGMGYGPVARRPETSDDRHVLAKHAEIYPSEQELQDIQRCVSHTEKALKSLSDALHAQQNNRPQPAKVKVEDKKDDKEGKEDGRDNQLFSFVGEGEAGGAPAGRALKGVMRVGLLAKGLLLKGDRLVRLVVLCHDRPTITLLKRVAADLPAHLAKVKGPGDEPKYKVELQPAEGAVLVSDGAVSVLVSLTAAVMREPAEGGDVKRDDKDVLPRQKCLDALAALRHAKWFQARAASLQSCVIIIRIMRDLCRRIPNWTPLNPYAMELLVSGVLQSAGAALSPGEALRRVCEAVGGGLLLDHGPGLRDPCEKELVDALGNLPSQKREDLTASAQQFLRQIAFRQIYKVLDMEQLPKLKHAASWKFPRKRRRSHSDADADHNGEGKVVKTEEKLDASENTSAKK from the exons ATGATGGcagcaaataattattttgggttTACTCATGGAGGAACCCAATACGG TGCGGCAACGGCTGGGGCAGCATACGGCGGTCAAACGGGGTATGCTGTAGCCCCCGCGGCGACCGCAGCCACATACGGCACCCAGCGTGCTGCAGCCACCGGGTACGACACTGCGTATCAGGCCGCAGCCGCTACACAGG CAGCGGCGCACGCGCACGCGCACGCGGCGGCGGCAGCGGCGTCGGCGTACGACGCGAGCAAGTCGGCGTACTACCAGCAGGCGGCCGCCGCCTaccccgccgccgcgccgccgcagCCGCAGCCCGCCTACGACACCACAGCTAAACCGGCCTACTCCACGCCGGCTACCTACACGCAG CACGCGTTCGGGTCGCAGGGCGGCGCGCGCGTGAGCAGCGCGGGCGCCAAGGCGTACGGCGGCGTGTACACGCACGCGcacgccgcgcccgcgccgacGCCCGCCGCCTACCCCGCGCAGGGCTACTCCGCGCCGCAGCCGCAGCCGCCCAAAC AGTCCGCTAACAGAGGAAACACTGCCTACGATACAGCCCTGTACAACGCGGCGACCATGTACGTGGCGCAGCAGACCAAGACCGGCGGCGGCGG CGGCTGGAAGAACTACAACAAGGGCGGCGTGGGCGCGGGCCAGCAGCGGCGCTCCAAGCCGCCGCCCAAGGCGCAGCAGCTGCACTACTGCGACGTCTGCCGCATTTCCTGCGCCGGACCACAG ACGTACAAAGAGCACCTGGAGGGGCAGAAGCACAAGAAGAAGGAGGCGGCGGTGAAGCTGGCCGCagcgggcgcggcgggcgcggcggcggcgcgcgcggcgggcggcgcggcgctgCGCTGCGAGCTGTGCGACGTGACGTGCACGGGCGCGGACGCGTACGCGGCGCACGTGCGCGGCATCAAGCACCAGAAGGTGGTCAAGCTGCACACCATGCTGGGCAAGCCCATCCCCTCCACGGAGCCCACCAAGCTCGGCGCAG CGAAAAAGACTGTAGCCGGCACGCCCAAGATCGCGTTCGTGGCGTCGGGGGGGCTCAGTACCGTGGCCAACAAAGACGCGCCCGCAGACAAGGACAAGGACGACGACGACGACAACGACGCCGAGCCCGAGGTGCAGCCCGTGGGGCAGGACTACATCGAGGAGATCCGCGGCGACGACGGCAAGGCGCTCTCCTTCAACTGCAAGCTGTGCGACTGCAAGTTCAACGACCCCAACGCCAAGGAGATGCACATGAAGGGCAGGCGGCATCGGCTGCAGTACAAGAAGAAG GTGCAGCCCGACCTGGAGGTGAAGGTGAAGCCGTCCATGCACCAGCGCAAGCTGGCCGAGGCCAAGGCGCAGCGCCTCATGGTGCGCGACGAGCTGTGGGCGCGCCGCCGCCTGCACGAG GGCATGGAGGAGGAGGACCGCGGCTACTGGGAGGGCGGCATGGAGCCGTGGTGGCCGCGCGGGCCGCTGCCCCCGCACCACCATCACCATCACCAC GGCATGGGCATGGGCTACGGGCCGGTGGCGCGGCGGCCGGAGACGTCGGACGACCGGCACGTGCTGGCCAAGCACGCGGAGATATACCCCAGCGAGCAGGAGCTGCAGGACATCCAGCGCTGCGTGTCGCACACAGAGAAGGCGCTCAAGTCGCTGTCGGATGCCCTGCACGCCCAGCAGAACAACAGG CCGCAACCCGCCAAAGTGAAGGTGGAAGACAAGAAAGACGACAAGGAAGGCAAAGAGGACGGCCGCGACAACCAGTT GTTCTCGTTCGTGGGCGAGGGCGAGGCGGGGGGAGCTCCCGCCGGGCGCGCGCTGAAGGGCGTGATGCGCGTGGGGCTGCTGGCCAAGGGGCTGCTGCTGAAGGGCGACCGGCTGGTGCGGCTCGTGGTGCTGTGCCACGACCGCCCCACCATCACGCTGCTCAAGCGCGTGGCCGCCGACCTGCCCGCGCACCTCGCCAAGGTCAAG GGCCCCGGCGACGAGCCGAAGTACAAAGTGGAGCTGCAGCCGGCGGAGGGCGCCGTGCTGGTGTCGGACGGCGCCGTGAGCGTGCTGGTGTCGCTCACGGCCGCCGTCATGCGCGAGCCCGCAG AGGGTGGCGACGTAAAGCGCGACGACAAGGATGTGCTCCCGCGGCAGAAGTGTTTGGACGCGTTGGCCGCGCTGAGGCACGCCAAGTGGTTCCAG GCTAGGGCGGCGAGCTTGCAATCCTGCGTTATCATCATAAGGATTATGCGCGACCTGTGCAGGCGCATACCGAACTGGACGCCGCTCAACCCATAT GCCATGGAGCTGCTGGTGTCGGGCGTGCTGCAgtcggcgggcgcggcgctgTCGCCGGGCGAGGCGCTGCGGCGCGTGTGCGAGGCGGTGGGCGGCGGGCTGCTGCTGGACCACGGGCCCGGCCTGCGCGACCCCTGCGAGAAGGAGCTCGTG GATGCGCTTGGCAATCTGCCGTCGCAGAAGCGCGAAGATCTGACTGCGTCCGCGCAGCAATTCCTCAGACAGATTGCGTTTAGGCAGATCTACAAG GTGCTGGACATGGAGCAGCTGCCGAAGCTGAAGCACGCGGCGAGCTGGAAGTTCCCGCGCAAGCGCAGGCGCTCGCACTCCGACGCGGACGCCGACCACAACG GCGAAGGCAAGGTGGTCAAGACGGAGGAGAAATTGGATGCTTCTGAAAACACAAgcgcaaagaaataa
- the LOC106136122 gene encoding zinc finger RNA-binding protein isoform X3: MMAANNYFGFTHGGTQYGAATAGAAYGGQTGYAVAPAATAATYGTQRAAATGYDTAYQAAAATQAAAHAHAHAAAAAASAYDASKSAYYQQAAAAYPAAAPPQPQPAYDTTAKPAYSTPATYTQHAFGSQGGARVSSAGAKAYGGVYTHAHAAPAPTPAAYPAQGYSAPQPQPPKPLYNAATMYVAQQTKTGGGGGWKNYNKGGVGAGQQRRSKPPPKAQQLHYCDVCRISCAGPQTYKEHLEGQKHKKKEAAVKLAAAGAAGAAAARAAGGAALRCELCDVTCTGADAYAAHVRGIKHQKVVKLHTMLGKPIPSTEPTKLGAAKKTVAGTPKIAFVASGGLSTVANKDAPADKDKDDDDDNDAEPEVQPVGQDYIEEIRGDDGKALSFNCKLCDCKFNDPNAKEMHMKGRRHRLQYKKKVQPDLEVKVKPSMHQRKLAEAKAQRLMVRDELWARRRLHEGMEEEDRGYWEGGMEPWWPRGPLPPHHHHHHHGMGMGYGPVARRPETSDDRHVLAKHAEIYPSEQELQDIQRCVSHTEKALKSLSDALHAQQNNRPQPAKVKVEDKKDDKEGKEDGRDNQLFSFVGEGEAGGAPAGRALKGVMRVGLLAKGLLLKGDRLVRLVVLCHDRPTITLLKRVAADLPAHLAKVKGPGDEPKYKVELQPAEGAVLVSDGAVSVLVSLTAAVMREPAEGGDVKRDDKDVLPRQKCLDALAALRHAKWFQARAASLQSCVIIIRIMRDLCRRIPNWTPLNPYAMELLVSGVLQSAGAALSPGEALRRVCEAVGGGLLLDHGPGLRDPCEKELVDALGNLPSQKREDLTASAQQFLRQIAFRQIYKVLDMEQLPKLKHAASWKFPRKRRRSHSDADADHNGEGKVVKTEEKLDASENTSAKK; the protein is encoded by the exons ATGATGGcagcaaataattattttgggttTACTCATGGAGGAACCCAATACGG TGCGGCAACGGCTGGGGCAGCATACGGCGGTCAAACGGGGTATGCTGTAGCCCCCGCGGCGACCGCAGCCACATACGGCACCCAGCGTGCTGCAGCCACCGGGTACGACACTGCGTATCAGGCCGCAGCCGCTACACAGG CAGCGGCGCACGCGCACGCGCACGCGGCGGCGGCAGCGGCGTCGGCGTACGACGCGAGCAAGTCGGCGTACTACCAGCAGGCGGCCGCCGCCTaccccgccgccgcgccgccgcagCCGCAGCCCGCCTACGACACCACAGCTAAACCGGCCTACTCCACGCCGGCTACCTACACGCAG CACGCGTTCGGGTCGCAGGGCGGCGCGCGCGTGAGCAGCGCGGGCGCCAAGGCGTACGGCGGCGTGTACACGCACGCGcacgccgcgcccgcgccgacGCCCGCCGCCTACCCCGCGCAGGGCTACTCCGCGCCGCAGCCGCAGCCGCCCAAAC CCCTGTACAACGCGGCGACCATGTACGTGGCGCAGCAGACCAAGACCGGCGGCGGCGG CGGCTGGAAGAACTACAACAAGGGCGGCGTGGGCGCGGGCCAGCAGCGGCGCTCCAAGCCGCCGCCCAAGGCGCAGCAGCTGCACTACTGCGACGTCTGCCGCATTTCCTGCGCCGGACCACAG ACGTACAAAGAGCACCTGGAGGGGCAGAAGCACAAGAAGAAGGAGGCGGCGGTGAAGCTGGCCGCagcgggcgcggcgggcgcggcggcggcgcgcgcggcgggcggcgcggcgctgCGCTGCGAGCTGTGCGACGTGACGTGCACGGGCGCGGACGCGTACGCGGCGCACGTGCGCGGCATCAAGCACCAGAAGGTGGTCAAGCTGCACACCATGCTGGGCAAGCCCATCCCCTCCACGGAGCCCACCAAGCTCGGCGCAG CGAAAAAGACTGTAGCCGGCACGCCCAAGATCGCGTTCGTGGCGTCGGGGGGGCTCAGTACCGTGGCCAACAAAGACGCGCCCGCAGACAAGGACAAGGACGACGACGACGACAACGACGCCGAGCCCGAGGTGCAGCCCGTGGGGCAGGACTACATCGAGGAGATCCGCGGCGACGACGGCAAGGCGCTCTCCTTCAACTGCAAGCTGTGCGACTGCAAGTTCAACGACCCCAACGCCAAGGAGATGCACATGAAGGGCAGGCGGCATCGGCTGCAGTACAAGAAGAAG GTGCAGCCCGACCTGGAGGTGAAGGTGAAGCCGTCCATGCACCAGCGCAAGCTGGCCGAGGCCAAGGCGCAGCGCCTCATGGTGCGCGACGAGCTGTGGGCGCGCCGCCGCCTGCACGAG GGCATGGAGGAGGAGGACCGCGGCTACTGGGAGGGCGGCATGGAGCCGTGGTGGCCGCGCGGGCCGCTGCCCCCGCACCACCATCACCATCACCAC GGCATGGGCATGGGCTACGGGCCGGTGGCGCGGCGGCCGGAGACGTCGGACGACCGGCACGTGCTGGCCAAGCACGCGGAGATATACCCCAGCGAGCAGGAGCTGCAGGACATCCAGCGCTGCGTGTCGCACACAGAGAAGGCGCTCAAGTCGCTGTCGGATGCCCTGCACGCCCAGCAGAACAACAGG CCGCAACCCGCCAAAGTGAAGGTGGAAGACAAGAAAGACGACAAGGAAGGCAAAGAGGACGGCCGCGACAACCAGTT GTTCTCGTTCGTGGGCGAGGGCGAGGCGGGGGGAGCTCCCGCCGGGCGCGCGCTGAAGGGCGTGATGCGCGTGGGGCTGCTGGCCAAGGGGCTGCTGCTGAAGGGCGACCGGCTGGTGCGGCTCGTGGTGCTGTGCCACGACCGCCCCACCATCACGCTGCTCAAGCGCGTGGCCGCCGACCTGCCCGCGCACCTCGCCAAGGTCAAG GGCCCCGGCGACGAGCCGAAGTACAAAGTGGAGCTGCAGCCGGCGGAGGGCGCCGTGCTGGTGTCGGACGGCGCCGTGAGCGTGCTGGTGTCGCTCACGGCCGCCGTCATGCGCGAGCCCGCAG AGGGTGGCGACGTAAAGCGCGACGACAAGGATGTGCTCCCGCGGCAGAAGTGTTTGGACGCGTTGGCCGCGCTGAGGCACGCCAAGTGGTTCCAG GCTAGGGCGGCGAGCTTGCAATCCTGCGTTATCATCATAAGGATTATGCGCGACCTGTGCAGGCGCATACCGAACTGGACGCCGCTCAACCCATAT GCCATGGAGCTGCTGGTGTCGGGCGTGCTGCAgtcggcgggcgcggcgctgTCGCCGGGCGAGGCGCTGCGGCGCGTGTGCGAGGCGGTGGGCGGCGGGCTGCTGCTGGACCACGGGCCCGGCCTGCGCGACCCCTGCGAGAAGGAGCTCGTG GATGCGCTTGGCAATCTGCCGTCGCAGAAGCGCGAAGATCTGACTGCGTCCGCGCAGCAATTCCTCAGACAGATTGCGTTTAGGCAGATCTACAAG GTGCTGGACATGGAGCAGCTGCCGAAGCTGAAGCACGCGGCGAGCTGGAAGTTCCCGCGCAAGCGCAGGCGCTCGCACTCCGACGCGGACGCCGACCACAACG GCGAAGGCAAGGTGGTCAAGACGGAGGAGAAATTGGATGCTTCTGAAAACACAAgcgcaaagaaataa
- the LOC106136122 gene encoding zinc finger RNA-binding protein isoform X2: MMAANNYFGFTHGGTQYGAATAGAAYGGQTGYAVAPAATAATYGTQRAAATGYDTAYQAAAATQAAHAHAHAAAAAASAYDASKSAYYQQAAAAYPAAAPPQPQPAYDTTAKPAYSTPATYTQHAFGSQGGARVSSAGAKAYGGVYTHAHAAPAPTPAAYPAQGYSAPQPQPPKQSANRGNTAYDTALYNAATMYVAQQTKTGGGGGWKNYNKGGVGAGQQRRSKPPPKAQQLHYCDVCRISCAGPQTYKEHLEGQKHKKKEAAVKLAAAGAAGAAAARAAGGAALRCELCDVTCTGADAYAAHVRGIKHQKVVKLHTMLGKPIPSTEPTKLGAAKKTVAGTPKIAFVASGGLSTVANKDAPADKDKDDDDDNDAEPEVQPVGQDYIEEIRGDDGKALSFNCKLCDCKFNDPNAKEMHMKGRRHRLQYKKKVQPDLEVKVKPSMHQRKLAEAKAQRLMVRDELWARRRLHEGMEEEDRGYWEGGMEPWWPRGPLPPHHHHHHHGMGMGYGPVARRPETSDDRHVLAKHAEIYPSEQELQDIQRCVSHTEKALKSLSDALHAQQNNRPQPAKVKVEDKKDDKEGKEDGRDNQLFSFVGEGEAGGAPAGRALKGVMRVGLLAKGLLLKGDRLVRLVVLCHDRPTITLLKRVAADLPAHLAKVKGPGDEPKYKVELQPAEGAVLVSDGAVSVLVSLTAAVMREPAEGGDVKRDDKDVLPRQKCLDALAALRHAKWFQARAASLQSCVIIIRIMRDLCRRIPNWTPLNPYAMELLVSGVLQSAGAALSPGEALRRVCEAVGGGLLLDHGPGLRDPCEKELVDALGNLPSQKREDLTASAQQFLRQIAFRQIYKVLDMEQLPKLKHAASWKFPRKRRRSHSDADADHNGEGKVVKTEEKLDASENTSAKK, encoded by the exons ATGATGGcagcaaataattattttgggttTACTCATGGAGGAACCCAATACGG TGCGGCAACGGCTGGGGCAGCATACGGCGGTCAAACGGGGTATGCTGTAGCCCCCGCGGCGACCGCAGCCACATACGGCACCCAGCGTGCTGCAGCCACCGGGTACGACACTGCGTATCAGGCCGCAGCCGCTACACAGG CGGCGCACGCGCACGCGCACGCGGCGGCGGCAGCGGCGTCGGCGTACGACGCGAGCAAGTCGGCGTACTACCAGCAGGCGGCCGCCGCCTaccccgccgccgcgccgccgcagCCGCAGCCCGCCTACGACACCACAGCTAAACCGGCCTACTCCACGCCGGCTACCTACACGCAG CACGCGTTCGGGTCGCAGGGCGGCGCGCGCGTGAGCAGCGCGGGCGCCAAGGCGTACGGCGGCGTGTACACGCACGCGcacgccgcgcccgcgccgacGCCCGCCGCCTACCCCGCGCAGGGCTACTCCGCGCCGCAGCCGCAGCCGCCCAAAC AGTCCGCTAACAGAGGAAACACTGCCTACGATACAGCCCTGTACAACGCGGCGACCATGTACGTGGCGCAGCAGACCAAGACCGGCGGCGGCGG CGGCTGGAAGAACTACAACAAGGGCGGCGTGGGCGCGGGCCAGCAGCGGCGCTCCAAGCCGCCGCCCAAGGCGCAGCAGCTGCACTACTGCGACGTCTGCCGCATTTCCTGCGCCGGACCACAG ACGTACAAAGAGCACCTGGAGGGGCAGAAGCACAAGAAGAAGGAGGCGGCGGTGAAGCTGGCCGCagcgggcgcggcgggcgcggcggcggcgcgcgcggcgggcggcgcggcgctgCGCTGCGAGCTGTGCGACGTGACGTGCACGGGCGCGGACGCGTACGCGGCGCACGTGCGCGGCATCAAGCACCAGAAGGTGGTCAAGCTGCACACCATGCTGGGCAAGCCCATCCCCTCCACGGAGCCCACCAAGCTCGGCGCAG CGAAAAAGACTGTAGCCGGCACGCCCAAGATCGCGTTCGTGGCGTCGGGGGGGCTCAGTACCGTGGCCAACAAAGACGCGCCCGCAGACAAGGACAAGGACGACGACGACGACAACGACGCCGAGCCCGAGGTGCAGCCCGTGGGGCAGGACTACATCGAGGAGATCCGCGGCGACGACGGCAAGGCGCTCTCCTTCAACTGCAAGCTGTGCGACTGCAAGTTCAACGACCCCAACGCCAAGGAGATGCACATGAAGGGCAGGCGGCATCGGCTGCAGTACAAGAAGAAG GTGCAGCCCGACCTGGAGGTGAAGGTGAAGCCGTCCATGCACCAGCGCAAGCTGGCCGAGGCCAAGGCGCAGCGCCTCATGGTGCGCGACGAGCTGTGGGCGCGCCGCCGCCTGCACGAG GGCATGGAGGAGGAGGACCGCGGCTACTGGGAGGGCGGCATGGAGCCGTGGTGGCCGCGCGGGCCGCTGCCCCCGCACCACCATCACCATCACCAC GGCATGGGCATGGGCTACGGGCCGGTGGCGCGGCGGCCGGAGACGTCGGACGACCGGCACGTGCTGGCCAAGCACGCGGAGATATACCCCAGCGAGCAGGAGCTGCAGGACATCCAGCGCTGCGTGTCGCACACAGAGAAGGCGCTCAAGTCGCTGTCGGATGCCCTGCACGCCCAGCAGAACAACAGG CCGCAACCCGCCAAAGTGAAGGTGGAAGACAAGAAAGACGACAAGGAAGGCAAAGAGGACGGCCGCGACAACCAGTT GTTCTCGTTCGTGGGCGAGGGCGAGGCGGGGGGAGCTCCCGCCGGGCGCGCGCTGAAGGGCGTGATGCGCGTGGGGCTGCTGGCCAAGGGGCTGCTGCTGAAGGGCGACCGGCTGGTGCGGCTCGTGGTGCTGTGCCACGACCGCCCCACCATCACGCTGCTCAAGCGCGTGGCCGCCGACCTGCCCGCGCACCTCGCCAAGGTCAAG GGCCCCGGCGACGAGCCGAAGTACAAAGTGGAGCTGCAGCCGGCGGAGGGCGCCGTGCTGGTGTCGGACGGCGCCGTGAGCGTGCTGGTGTCGCTCACGGCCGCCGTCATGCGCGAGCCCGCAG AGGGTGGCGACGTAAAGCGCGACGACAAGGATGTGCTCCCGCGGCAGAAGTGTTTGGACGCGTTGGCCGCGCTGAGGCACGCCAAGTGGTTCCAG GCTAGGGCGGCGAGCTTGCAATCCTGCGTTATCATCATAAGGATTATGCGCGACCTGTGCAGGCGCATACCGAACTGGACGCCGCTCAACCCATAT GCCATGGAGCTGCTGGTGTCGGGCGTGCTGCAgtcggcgggcgcggcgctgTCGCCGGGCGAGGCGCTGCGGCGCGTGTGCGAGGCGGTGGGCGGCGGGCTGCTGCTGGACCACGGGCCCGGCCTGCGCGACCCCTGCGAGAAGGAGCTCGTG GATGCGCTTGGCAATCTGCCGTCGCAGAAGCGCGAAGATCTGACTGCGTCCGCGCAGCAATTCCTCAGACAGATTGCGTTTAGGCAGATCTACAAG GTGCTGGACATGGAGCAGCTGCCGAAGCTGAAGCACGCGGCGAGCTGGAAGTTCCCGCGCAAGCGCAGGCGCTCGCACTCCGACGCGGACGCCGACCACAACG GCGAAGGCAAGGTGGTCAAGACGGAGGAGAAATTGGATGCTTCTGAAAACACAAgcgcaaagaaataa